From a single Nicotiana tabacum cultivar K326 chromosome 8, ASM71507v2, whole genome shotgun sequence genomic region:
- the LOC107803352 gene encoding putative serine/threonine-protein kinase PBL23 — protein MICFSCCLSSEDKIQTTNSLKKSIQDTKSISSFANISIKTDSSRRRYIVEEIEKYGKGNISAQTFTFNDLALATKNFDSECLLGEGGFGKVYKGHIERKNIDVAVKQLDRNGFQGNREFLVEVLLLSLLHHPNLVTLEGFCSDGDQRILVYEFMSNGSLEDHLLELTPEKRPLDWITRMRIAEGAARGLEYLHETANPSVIYRDFKASNILLDENFNPKLSDFGLAKLGPTGEKTHVSTRVMGTYGYCAPEYASTGQLTTKSDVYSFGVVFLEIITGRRVIDSSRPSEEQNLVVWAIPLFRDKKKFHLMADPLLGGDYPMKAMYQALAIAAMCLQEEASTRPLMSDVVTALEFLSGNKTDLEAEGGEEEVAEDDHTFKSPPALQSFTSRLERAESNDTNANRERD, from the exons ATGATCTGTTTTTCATGTTGCTTGTCATCGGAGGACAAGATTCAGACTACAAATTCTTTGAAAAAAAGCATTCAAGACACCAAATCTATATCGTCATTCGCCAATATTTCTATTAAAACTG ATAGCAGCAGAAGGAGATACATAGttgaagaaatagaaaaatatggAAAAGGAAACATTTCAGCTCAGACATTCACATTCAATGACTTAGCTCTTGCCACTAAAAACTTCGATTCTGAATGTTTGCTTGGTGAAGGTGGTTTTGGAAAAGTATACAAGGGCCACATTGAAAGAAAGAATATA gaTGTTGCTGTAAAGCAACTTGATAGGAATGGCTTCCAAGGAAATAGAGAGTTCCTTGTGGAGGTTCTGTTGTTGAGCCTTCTTCATCACCCTAACCTTGTTACTTTGGAAGGATTCTGCTCTGACGGCGACCAGCGAATATTAGTCTATGAATTCATGTCAAATGGTTCACTAGAAGATCACCTTCTTG AGCTTACTCCAGAAAAAAGGCCACTTGATTGGATTACAAGGATGAGAATTGCGGAAGGAGCAGCCAGAGGACTTGAATACTTGCACGAAACAGCTAATCCTTCAGTAATTTACCGCGATTTTAAAGCATCCAATATACTTTTAGATGAGAACTTCAATCCCAAGCTTTCTGATTTTGGACTAGCCAAGTTAGGTCCGACTGGTGAGAAGACTCATGTTTCCACCAGGGTTATGGGAACATATGGTTATTGTGCACCTGAGTATGCTTCCACAGGTCAATTGACAACAAAGTCTGATGTTTACAGCTTTGGAGTTGTCTTTTTGGAAATAATCACAGGAAGAAGAGTTATTGACAGCTCTAGGCCGAGTGAAGAACAGAACCTTGTCGTCTGG GCAATACCACTATTCAGAGACAAGAAGAAGTTTCACTTAATGGCAGATCCATTGCTAGGAGGGGATTATCCAATGAAGGCAATGTACCAAGCTCTAGCAATTGCAGCAATGTGCCTGCAAGAGGAAGCCAGTACGCGGCCTCTGATGAGCGACGTGGTAACTGCTTTGGAGTTTCTATCCGGTAACAAGACAGATTTAGAAGCAGAGGGGGGAGAAGAAGAGGTTGCAGAAGATGATCACACATTCAAATCCCCACCTGCATTGCAAAGTTTTACGAGTAGACTTGAACGTGCTGAGAGTAATGATACCAATGCCAATAGGGAAAGAGACTAG